The DNA region GTGAGCAGGACGAGCGTGTTGAACTCGCCGGGTGCGTAGCCTTCGCGGGCCTTCTCGTAGGCGGCCAGCGTCGTGTCGTACAGGCCGGTGGCTCCGCCGGGGACGGGCTGGAGCGCGCCGAACGCCTTGGTGAGACGGTCGCGGTGGGTGCCGTCACCCGTCTTCTCGCCGAGGCGCCCGGTGGGCACGAGCTCGCGGTGGTCGCGCGCGCCGTCGAGCCGCGTGGCGAACTCCCACAGGCCGATCTCGTCGTCGTCCGTGAAGCCCGCGAGAGCCCGCAGCAGGGCGGACTTCGTGACGTCCACGCGGGACTCGCCGCGCCCCGGCACGAGCCGGCGCATCGAGTCCGACGCGTCGACCACGGTGATGAACCGCGCGCTCTGCACCGTGATGGTCCACATGCCGAGGGCCTCCTGCACCTCCTTGTCGGAGGGCGCGTCGCCGGGCTCGCGCGTGTACGGCTGTTGAAGCGCAGCGCTGCCCGGCTCTGGTCGGTGGAGAGGTCGTTCTCGTGGATCAGCGTGTAGGGGTAGTCGAGGGTCGGTGAGCCGTCCTCGGGGTAGAAGAGGTCGAGCTCCTGCTCCTCGTCCGCGGCCGCGTTGTGCGCGAACGACGCCTGCTCGGAGAGGATCAGCGCCTCGTTGCGGCGCGGGCAGGCGTACGTCTTCCGTGGCCACCCCGGATCCTCCGCGGCCGACCCCAGCATGCCGACGCCGAGCGGCGAGGAGGCGATGGTCCCCGCGGGGGACCCCGCGCCTGGCTGCCGCCGGTCCCTGCGCGCTGCACCCACACCTGGGAGTCCGGCACCCACACGTCGTACGCCGCTCTCGAGCCGTCGCGGCGGAGCTCGTCCGCGACCCGGTACGGCTCGCGCGCGGTGACGCGGATGTCCATGCAGGGGCCGTCCGAGGTGATGTCCCGGTCGCGCACGTGGGTGGCGGCTTCCGTCAGGGCGGGGGCCACGGCGCGGCGACGACCAGGACGAGGGCCGTGACCAGGGCGACGGCGCCGCCACGACCCCGTGGACGTGGGGCGGATGCCGCTGTCCTGCGTCCATCGGGCAAGCTGTGACGTCCCATGGCGGTGCTCCCCTCCCCGTGCGATGAAGCTGCGACGAAGCGATGAAAAGCAACAAACAAGGATGAACGAGGATGAGGGGGACGGCGCGCCACGGTCGGCGTCCGTCCCCCTCGGCCTGTCGCGCACGTGGTTCGTAAGTTCTTTCGAGACCCTGGCGGCACGGAGACGGGGATGAGCCGGGATTACTCAACTGGAGGCAGGAGTGCAAGCGGAGCCGGGGCCAATGGCCGGTTCTATTCCCGAGGCGGGGCCCTCGCGGCGGATCCTGCGGGACGAGACGGTGCTCGTCCTGGCGCTCTCACTGGGTGCGAGCGGAGTGTCCGCGCTGATCAGCTTTGTTGGCTCGGTCACGAGGCCGGGTGGTCTCAAGGACCAGGCGGCGACCCTCAACTCGTCGGCCGCGCCGGGGCGCCCGTGGCTCGATCTGGCCTGGCAGCTGTTCGGCATCACGACCGCCCTGGTGCCGGTCGCGCTGGTCGCGCACTTCCTGCTGCGTGAGGGCTCGGGACTGCGGGCCATCGGCTTCGACCGGAGCCGCCCCTGGCCGGACCTCGGGCGGGGGGCGGCGGTGGCTGCCGTCATCGGCTCGACCGGCATCGCGTTCTATC from Streptomyces flavofungini includes:
- a CDS encoding CPBP family intramembrane glutamic endopeptidase, which translates into the protein MQAEPGPMAGSIPEAGPSRRILRDETVLVLALSLGASGVSALISFVGSVTRPGGLKDQAATLNSSAAPGRPWLDLAWQLFGITTALVPVALVAHFLLREGSGLRAIGFDRSRPWPDLGRGAAVAAVIGSTGIAFYLAARGLGFNLTVVPEDLPDVWWKYPVLVLSALQNSILEEVIVVGYLLRRLDQLGWSPTKALIGSSVLRGSYHLYQGIGGFIGNMVMGVVFVYLYRRWGRVGPLVVAHSLLDIGAFVGYALLAGKVGWLPTA